CGAGGTCAAATCGCTGCGGGGCGGTCGCGTCACGCTGGGCGAGGCGTTTGCGCGCGTGGAGCGCGGCGAGGCGTGGCTGCTCCACCTGCACATCCCGCCCTACGACGCCGGTAACATCTTCAACCACGACCCGCTGCGGCCGCGCAAGCTGCTGCTCCACCAGCGCGAGATCCGGCGCCTGGCGGAGGCGGCCGCGCGGAAGGGGTACACACTCGTGCCGCTGCGCCTGTACTTCCGCAGGGGCAGGGCCAGGGTCGAGCTGGCGCTGGGACGCGGGAAGAAGCTCTACGACAAGCGCGAGGCGATCGGGCAGAGGGAAGCACAGCGCCAGGCGCAGCGCGCAGTGAAGCAG
This DNA window, taken from Armatimonadota bacterium, encodes the following:
- the smpB gene encoding SsrA-binding protein SmpB, whose protein sequence is MPERSDEKLIATNRQARHEYHIEETVEAGLVLTGTEVKSLRGGRVTLGEAFARVERGEAWLLHLHIPPYDAGNIFNHDPLRPRKLLLHQREIRRLAEAAARKGYTLVPLRLYFRRGRARVELALGRGKKLYDKREAIGQREAQRQAQRAVKQPVEPRARRRKGEGG